The Caldisericaceae bacterium nucleotide sequence ACACACATATAACTGATGATGTTTCATTAATTTCCTCGGGTGTTTCAAAGCTCACTCTCCCAGCAGCTCCTACAAACTTTCAAGCAAATGGAATTGGCAAAACGATCTATATGTCATGGTCACATACGAAAGACTGCGATGGGTATAAAATCTATAAGTGGGTTAAGATAGGTTCTATTTTTAATTGGTCGCTTGTTACAACATTGGACAAAAATACCCTTTCCTATCATACTACCGTTGCTGACTACGGTGTCTATTTATTTAAAGTAACTGCCTACAATGCAAGCAAAGATTCTGCTCAATCCCCAACCAAAAATGCTTATGCTCTTAAAACACCCACAGGGCTTACGGCAACTCCTCTCTCGTCAACTTCTATAAAACTTACTTGGGACCCTCCTAACACAAATGCAACACAAGTTGTAGTGAAATATAGTGTAAATGGATTGGTTTATGTTTTAGCTGGATCTTTTGATCTCCCTCTTTTAGATGTAACGATCTCTTCGCTTACTCCAGCCACTCAATATTGGTTTAAAATAGCTGCAAAAAGAGACTCAAACAACATATCCAGTGATTCAGATCCTGAAACTGCAAAAACTCTGCCAATAGATACAGCACCAACCAAACCTCACGGATTTGGTGGAGTTGCTTTAACGTGCAACAAAGTTGACCTTGTGGGGATTTTGCCTTGTCGGAGTGACTAAGTGTAGTCCTCTTGTTCAGAATAACAAACAATAACAGACTATAGCATATAATATAACAGTTGGCATTAACCCACTAAAACGAAAAGTAAAAGATATTTTACTGCTCTTTTTAATCAACATATACAAGGACCAAAAATATAAAAACTTCCGACAAATAATATTTTTTGTTATAATCTTTTGAAAGGAGGTTTAATTAATGGATCTATCAATTTTTATAGGTGGCCAAGCAGGAGAAGGTATAAAAAGAGGTTCAATGCTTATTGGTAAAGTCTTTAATAGGTTTGGCTATAATGTCTTTATTCTAAACGATTACGGCTCAATTATAAGAGGTGGCACTGACTATTCTGAAGTAAGAGTTTCAAACGAGGAGATTTACACTTCCTACAATAAATTTGATTATATGTTTGCTTTTCACATGGATGTTTTCGAAAAATACAAAGACAAACAGAAAGAAAATTGCTCAACATTTACCGATGATAAAATAAATTTTGATTCAATTATAAGAAGTGTTGATGGTCAACCCTTTATGAAACCATCTATAGTATTAGGAATGTTAACTTATCTTCTCCAAATCCCTGTAGATTTCGTTATTGATGTGATAAAAGATGACTTAAAAGAGCACGCTCCTAAGAATATAGAACTGTTTATGGCGGGGTATAATATCCTCAAAGATAAAAATGAACAGCATATACACCTTTTAAAAGGAACTAATACCCCAAAACCTCTACTTTATGGAAACGATGCTATTGGTTTAGGAGGAGTTAAAGCAGGAATGAAAGTTTATGCGGCATACCCAATTACACCTTCTTCAACTCTTCTTGAATTTCTTGCAAAAAATGCAAAAAGGTTTAATATCACGGCAATACAACTTGAAGATGAAATTGCAGCAATTAACCTTGCCTTAGGAAGTGCATATGCAGGTGTCCCCTCTATGGTTGGCACATCTGGAGCAGGCATTGATCTTATGGGTGAAACCATTAGTCTTGCAGGTGCAGTTGAAGTCCCAATTGTAATTGTAGATGTTGAACGTGTAGGTCCTTCTACAGGAGCACCAACTTACACTGAGCAAAGCGATTTAAACCTTGTTTTAAATGTTGGACATGGTGAATTTCCTCGTATTGTCCTTGCACCAGGTGATATTGTTGAAGCATTTGAAGTTACAGCAAAGGCATTCCAATTTGCTTGGTGGTACCAAACTCCTGTATTCATCCTCTCTGATAAGCACATATCAGAAAGCGCACAAAACGTTCTAATACCATTTTCAAATAATTACCCACCTCTTATAAAAACTTTTGACCAAGAAGAACAACATTACAAAAGGTATAAACTTAACGAAGATGGCATTTCTCCTCTTGCCTTTCCTTCAATGAAAGATATTATAGTTCATGTAAACTCAAGTGAGCACACAGAGGAAGGCTATAGTTCAAGTGATCCTAAGAATCTAATCTCAATGAAAGAAAAACGATTAAGAAAGATAAAAACAATCGAAGAAGACTTTAAATTAATGAAATTCATCAATGTCTTTGGTAAAGAAAGTGATGTTGCTGTTGTATCTTTTGGTTCCCCAAAAGGAGCAATACTTGAAGCCATTAAAGACTTATATATTAAATTTATACAGGTAATTTCGCTTGAACCTTTCCCAAAAGAGGCACTTCTTAATGAACTCAAAGATGTTAAAAAAATTATTTCCATTGAACAAAATTCTTTTGGGCAGTTTGCAAACATTCTCGAAAGTAAAACCGGAAAAAGCATATACAAAAGAGTTCTAAAATACGACGGAAGGCCCTTCAATGTTTGGGAGTTAAGAAACATCTTCAAGGAGGTGGTAAAATGAATCTTGCAACAGATAGAAAAATACAGTGGTGCCCGGGCTGTGGAAATTTTGGTATCTACAATGCCCTTAAAACTGTCCTTGAAAAAGAAATTGAAAATGGCACTCTTAAACAAGAGGATATTACGCTTGTTTCTGGTATTGGCTGTTATGGTTATATTACAAACTACTACCACTTAAATTCCTTTCATACTATACATGGGCGAGTTCCTCCTCTTGCAACTGGCATTAAACTAGCAAACCCTAATTTAACTGTCATTGGTTTTGTAGGTGATGGCGATGCCTTTGCAGAAGGTATGTCCCATACGATACATGCAGCAAGAAGAAATACAGATATAAAGTTGATTTTACATAATAACGCTGTGTATGGTCTTACAACAGGGCAGTTCACTCCCACTTCCCCGCATGGCTTTAAAAGTCGTTCTACACCTTTCGGTAACCCTGAAAATCCTATAAACCCAAGTCTAATTATGCTATTATCAAATGCAACATTTGTAGCAAGAGGTTTTTCAGCTGACTTAAAACACCTTCAGTATATTTTTTCTGAGATGCTTAAACACCGTGGCTTTGCATTTGTAGAAGTGCTCCAACCGTGCGTAACTTTTAATAATACTTACCAATTCTACAAAGAGCGCGTGTATAAGGTAGAAGACTTAAATTATGATAGTAGCAACTTAAAGAGTGCTGTTGATTTACTTATGAAAGATGATGAAAAAATACCTACTGGTATTCTATTTAGAACAAACTTGGAAACTTATGAAGAGCAGGTTGCTTTAGAAAATTACTACCTCAATCGAAATGAGGTGCCAGATCTAACAGAGATAATTAACGAGTTTATATAAAAGACGAGTTTAATTTAAAAGTCAAAAATTTTGTGATTTTGTTTTTTTGTATATAATTTGTTAAATTTAAAAAATTAT carries:
- a CDS encoding 2-oxoacid:ferredoxin oxidoreductase subunit beta codes for the protein MNLATDRKIQWCPGCGNFGIYNALKTVLEKEIENGTLKQEDITLVSGIGCYGYITNYYHLNSFHTIHGRVPPLATGIKLANPNLTVIGFVGDGDAFAEGMSHTIHAARRNTDIKLILHNNAVYGLTTGQFTPTSPHGFKSRSTPFGNPENPINPSLIMLLSNATFVARGFSADLKHLQYIFSEMLKHRGFAFVEVLQPCVTFNNTYQFYKERVYKVEDLNYDSSNLKSAVDLLMKDDEKIPTGILFRTNLETYEEQVALENYYLNRNEVPDLTEIINEFI
- a CDS encoding 2-oxoacid:acceptor oxidoreductase subunit alpha, whose protein sequence is MDLSIFIGGQAGEGIKRGSMLIGKVFNRFGYNVFILNDYGSIIRGGTDYSEVRVSNEEIYTSYNKFDYMFAFHMDVFEKYKDKQKENCSTFTDDKINFDSIIRSVDGQPFMKPSIVLGMLTYLLQIPVDFVIDVIKDDLKEHAPKNIELFMAGYNILKDKNEQHIHLLKGTNTPKPLLYGNDAIGLGGVKAGMKVYAAYPITPSSTLLEFLAKNAKRFNITAIQLEDEIAAINLALGSAYAGVPSMVGTSGAGIDLMGETISLAGAVEVPIVIVDVERVGPSTGAPTYTEQSDLNLVLNVGHGEFPRIVLAPGDIVEAFEVTAKAFQFAWWYQTPVFILSDKHISESAQNVLIPFSNNYPPLIKTFDQEEQHYKRYKLNEDGISPLAFPSMKDIIVHVNSSEHTEEGYSSSDPKNLISMKEKRLRKIKTIEEDFKLMKFINVFGKESDVAVVSFGSPKGAILEAIKDLYIKFIQVISLEPFPKEALLNELKDVKKIISIEQNSFGQFANILESKTGKSIYKRVLKYDGRPFNVWELRNIFKEVVK
- a CDS encoding fibronectin type III domain-containing protein gives rise to the protein THITDDVSLISSGVSKLTLPAAPTNFQANGIGKTIYMSWSHTKDCDGYKIYKWVKIGSIFNWSLVTTLDKNTLSYHTTVADYGVYLFKVTAYNASKDSAQSPTKNAYALKTPTGLTATPLSSTSIKLTWDPPNTNATQVVVKYSVNGLVYVLAGSFDLPLLDVTISSLTPATQYWFKIAAKRDSNNISSDSDPETAKTLPIDTAPTKPHGFGGVALTCNKVDLVGILPCRSD